The following proteins are co-located in the Desulfoscipio sp. XC116 genome:
- a CDS encoding CoA-transferase, whose protein sequence is MSVNKVTSLAKAVQGLVRDHDTVALGGILAREPVACSYELIRQNKKDLTLIVDSHDESVELLLGAGLVKKVESAYVWIGVIGSGLNFRRAVEKGIPRHVEVEDYTNLAIGMRFLAGALGVPFLPVLSMSGSDIPKYNDKIIRMQDPYKGQAVNLVPAAEPDVAFIHVQRADKMGNAQIWGMLANDVNIARAAKKVILTCEEIIPTSEIRKIPNMTQIPHYCVDAVVEMPFGAHPLGVAGYYWLDMPFRKIWLNASKTQEGFNTWIEEWVLSWDTFEEYLQKLGSDRLAKLRKLERDNYQIPRIETY, encoded by the coding sequence TTGTCAGTCAATAAAGTGACATCTCTGGCAAAAGCGGTTCAGGGGCTTGTCCGTGACCATGATACAGTTGCCCTCGGGGGCATACTTGCTCGTGAACCGGTAGCCTGCAGTTATGAACTGATTAGACAAAACAAAAAAGACCTGACTCTTATAGTCGACAGCCATGACGAATCGGTCGAGCTGCTCCTGGGAGCCGGCCTGGTTAAAAAAGTTGAGTCAGCTTATGTATGGATAGGTGTAATTGGCAGCGGGCTTAACTTTAGAAGAGCCGTTGAAAAGGGAATCCCCAGGCATGTAGAGGTCGAAGACTATACCAACTTAGCCATAGGTATGCGCTTTTTAGCCGGAGCTTTAGGCGTACCTTTTCTCCCCGTGCTGTCCATGTCCGGATCAGATATCCCCAAATATAATGACAAAATTATACGCATGCAGGATCCGTACAAAGGTCAGGCGGTTAATCTTGTGCCAGCCGCTGAGCCTGATGTTGCCTTTATACATGTGCAGCGGGCGGATAAAATGGGCAATGCCCAGATTTGGGGTATGCTGGCCAACGATGTAAATATAGCCCGGGCGGCTAAAAAAGTTATTCTTACCTGTGAGGAAATTATTCCAACGTCTGAAATCAGGAAGATACCCAATATGACCCAAATACCTCATTATTGTGTAGACGCAGTTGTGGAAATGCCTTTTGGAGCACACCCACTTGGGGTGGCGGGGTATTATTGGCTGGATATGCCCTTTAGAAAAATTTGGTTAAATGCATCAAAAACTCAGGAAGGTTTTAACACCTGGATAGAGGAATGGGTATTGAGCTGGGATACATTTGAAGAATACTTACAGAAGTTAGGTTCAGACAGATTGGCAAAGCTGCGGAAATTGGAAAGAGACAACTATCAAATTCCCAGAATTGAGACTTATTAA
- the tnpB gene encoding IS66 family insertion sequence element accessory protein TnpB (TnpB, as the term is used for proteins encoded by IS66 family insertion elements, is considered an accessory protein, since TnpC, encoded by a neighboring gene, is a DDE family transposase.) yields the protein MLDVTRAAHVYLACGYTDLRRGIDGLAAMVQQRFQLDPFSDSLFLFCGRRTDRIKALYWERNGFVLLYKRLESGRFQWPRTPEDVRALTEQQFRWLMEGLSIDQPKALRPVNNLSIV from the coding sequence GTGTTAGATGTCACACGCGCTGCGCACGTGTATCTGGCCTGCGGCTACACAGACCTGCGCCGGGGTATTGACGGGCTGGCCGCTATGGTTCAGCAGCGCTTTCAGCTTGACCCCTTCTCCGACAGTCTGTTTCTGTTCTGCGGCCGGCGAACTGATCGGATTAAAGCGCTCTACTGGGAGAGAAACGGATTCGTACTTCTGTATAAGCGGTTGGAAAGCGGGCGTTTCCAATGGCCGAGAACCCCGGAAGACGTCCGGGCACTCACGGAACAGCAATTCCGCTGGCTCATGGAAGGGCTCTCCATTGACCAACCTAAAGCCCTGCGTCCGGTGAATAATTTAAGTATTGTTTAA
- a CDS encoding TRAP transporter small permease subunit: MNLFAKMISEINHCAMWICGALILFMGFLITVDVILRSTINYSVQWAFALNCYISSTVALLAGGYALLEKQHVRVDIFYNKFSPRIRGIVDLCTSSLTYLLCGVFMWTGGVLCIESFTAGSMTGGVINIPSYIPQMLIPLGGLLLGLQALTASHNDIKLALGIETVDKEGSS; the protein is encoded by the coding sequence ATGAACCTTTTTGCAAAAATGATCTCCGAAATAAACCATTGTGCTATGTGGATATGCGGTGCCTTAATTTTATTTATGGGTTTCTTGATTACCGTTGATGTAATTTTGCGTTCCACAATAAACTATTCGGTCCAGTGGGCTTTTGCTCTTAACTGTTATATAAGTTCTACAGTTGCCTTATTGGCCGGGGGGTATGCATTACTGGAAAAACAACATGTGAGAGTGGATATTTTCTATAATAAATTTTCCCCTAGAATAAGAGGCATTGTTGATCTTTGCACTTCTTCACTGACATATCTTCTTTGTGGGGTTTTTATGTGGACTGGTGGTGTTTTATGCATTGAATCTTTTACTGCAGGCTCCATGACTGGTGGTGTTATTAACATACCCTCTTACATTCCCCAAATGCTCATACCATTAGGGGGGCTATTGCTGGGCTTGCAGGCGTTAACTGCATCGCACAATGATATCAAACTCGCTTTGGGTATAGAAACAGTTGACAAGGAGGGCTCATCATAA
- a CDS encoding TRAP transporter substrate-binding protein: protein MHKRLMLAIIVLMVAALFTTGCGGSNENVDGDKATGKTYTLNLNCPYPPPAYEWESKYIAHEKFAERVKEATNGQVNIKIYYNSQLSSTEQALDSLKRGVSDMESSTSYWGGTVPESDVIWLPFWSKGHKHAIHVMRETKIGDMFEEAYHKQGAKLLFYWPVSIEGLISTEPIKTFDDMKGTKLRMGSTMWPTWFKEMGVTPINVAPSEQYEAMMRGTMDGTIYVLYSIDTYKFYEVAKHLTLPGFIDPFLCYVLVNEEAWNKLPEEYQKAIEEIAMEIEKEAIQGSERLTDSILDICNEKGVTVTKLKKEEFEKFRASATPLWNEYAARNATTAEMVKILKEDLEQWETENPESKAWEERWLAQ, encoded by the coding sequence GTGCATAAAAGATTAATGCTTGCAATTATCGTATTGATGGTGGCTGCCCTGTTCACAACAGGTTGCGGTGGTTCCAATGAAAATGTCGACGGTGATAAGGCAACCGGCAAAACCTATACCCTTAATTTAAATTGCCCTTATCCTCCGCCTGCATATGAGTGGGAATCAAAGTATATAGCCCATGAAAAATTTGCAGAGCGCGTTAAAGAAGCCACGAACGGGCAGGTAAATATTAAAATTTATTATAATAGCCAGTTGTCTTCCACTGAGCAGGCCTTGGATTCATTAAAGAGGGGCGTTAGCGATATGGAAAGCTCAACTTCTTATTGGGGAGGAACTGTTCCCGAATCCGATGTTATCTGGCTGCCCTTCTGGAGTAAAGGTCACAAACATGCCATACACGTGATGCGTGAAACTAAGATCGGCGATATGTTTGAAGAGGCTTATCATAAACAGGGAGCAAAATTATTATTTTACTGGCCGGTTAGCATTGAAGGCCTAATTTCTACTGAACCAATTAAAACATTTGACGACATGAAAGGCACCAAATTGCGCATGGGGTCTACCATGTGGCCAACCTGGTTCAAGGAAATGGGAGTTACACCCATCAATGTTGCGCCCTCCGAGCAATATGAAGCTATGATGAGGGGCACTATGGACGGAACTATTTATGTGTTATACAGCATTGATACTTATAAATTTTACGAGGTGGCAAAGCATTTAACTTTGCCAGGATTTATCGACCCATTCCTGTGCTATGTTTTAGTTAACGAAGAAGCATGGAATAAGTTACCGGAGGAATATCAGAAGGCTATTGAAGAAATAGCGATGGAAATCGAAAAGGAAGCCATTCAAGGTTCCGAAAGACTCACCGATTCAATATTGGATATTTGCAATGAAAAAGGTGTAACAGTAACTAAGCTAAAGAAAGAGGAATTCGAGAAATTTAGAGCATCAGCCACGCCTCTATGGAATGAGTACGCTGCCAGAAACGCAACTACCGCGGAAATGGTCAAGATCTTAAAAGAAGACCTTGAACAGTGGGAAACCGAAAATCCCGAATCGAAAGCATGGGAAGAAAGATGGCTGGCCCAATAG
- a CDS encoding CoA-transferase, whose protein sequence is MNYTTQEFMVSACSRLINDNECVFIGVGIPLLAGVVASKIHAPNSVLIYEAGGVGSNSRRLPWSISDNATTDNALMATELWRVLGDVQRGFVDVAVIGGAQIDKYGNLNTTAIIGDGKTYQHPTIRLPGSGGGNDLASSAKRVLIIMRMENRKFVEKLDYITSPGFIAGPGERKKVGLKGGGPQAVITNKCIFRFDSLTKEMYLDELFPGVTVNEIKAVVGWDLKVGSNLKQVAPPTKEEIEIMHRIDPLGVVLGSKSRQEEQSFEDYYRIMKECYESIALLI, encoded by the coding sequence ATGAATTATACTACACAAGAATTTATGGTTTCCGCTTGCTCCCGCTTAATAAACGATAATGAATGTGTTTTTATAGGTGTTGGTATTCCTTTATTGGCCGGAGTGGTGGCAAGTAAGATTCACGCACCCAATTCGGTGCTGATTTACGAAGCCGGAGGAGTAGGGTCTAACAGCCGCAGACTGCCCTGGAGTATTTCAGATAATGCTACTACTGACAATGCTCTTATGGCCACTGAATTATGGAGAGTGCTTGGCGATGTTCAGCGTGGTTTTGTTGATGTAGCTGTTATTGGGGGAGCCCAAATAGATAAATACGGTAATTTAAACACCACTGCAATAATAGGTGATGGTAAGACATACCAACACCCAACTATAAGATTACCAGGTTCAGGCGGTGGCAATGACCTGGCTTCTTCAGCTAAAAGGGTACTTATTATCATGCGTATGGAGAATAGAAAATTTGTAGAAAAATTGGACTACATAACAAGTCCCGGATTTATTGCCGGCCCCGGGGAAAGGAAAAAAGTTGGTCTAAAAGGCGGGGGGCCGCAAGCTGTAATAACTAATAAATGTATCTTTAGATTCGATTCTTTAACCAAGGAAATGTACTTGGATGAATTGTTTCCCGGGGTTACAGTTAATGAGATTAAAGCAGTTGTGGGATGGGATTTAAAGGTAGGATCCAATTTAAAACAAGTCGCTCCGCCTACTAAAGAAGAAATTGAAATAATGCACAGAATAGATCCGTTAGGCGTGGTTTTAGGAAGTAAAAGCAGGCAAGAAGAACAGTCTTTTGAGGATTATTATCGAATAATGAAAGAATGTTACGAATCCATAGCTTTATTGATATAA
- a CDS encoding IS66 family transposase, whose amino-acid sequence MKNVPETVKDSAEIVTISRTEYNEYLALKTQNAELSRQVEWFLEQLRLARQKRFGSSSEQSQYDGWEQPNLFNEAELFADEAVPEPELTDVKPHVRKKRRETKDSLPENLPVETTEHFLPDQERTCPVCNDELQIIGKTVQRRLKIIPASAVILEDIYYTYACRTCEKTGTEVPVLRTPQRNNVIKGSFASPEAVAHIITQKFVMGAPLYRQEKSFQRQGITLSRQTLSNWVLKSTADWLEPIYHELHRRLCARQVLHGDETTLQVLREPGKSAQSKSYMWLYRTSGDTGQPIILYEYQPDRKARRPAEFLKGFSGYLHTDGYSGYHNLPGSITVVGCWAHARRKFNEALKALPEKDRGGSLALRGKRYCDALFDLEKQLAACPTERRYEKRQELAKPMLEAFSAWLRAHKTAPKSAIGKAIYYLQEQWSWLTNYLLDGRLEFSNNRAERSIKPFVIDRKNFLFANTPKGAQGSAVMFSLIETAKENGLDPHRFLSYVFDAAPNMDLGDPKQLELLLPWNAPETCKVPPGLNERSYHEKTK is encoded by the coding sequence ATGAAAAACGTGCCTGAAACCGTTAAAGACAGCGCCGAAATCGTGACGATTTCGCGCACAGAATACAATGAATATCTTGCACTAAAGACCCAAAACGCCGAATTGTCACGTCAAGTAGAATGGTTTCTGGAGCAACTGCGCCTGGCCCGGCAAAAACGTTTTGGGTCTTCGTCCGAACAGAGCCAATATGACGGCTGGGAGCAGCCGAACCTATTTAATGAAGCGGAACTCTTCGCGGACGAAGCTGTGCCGGAACCGGAGTTAACCGATGTAAAACCCCACGTTCGCAAGAAGCGACGGGAAACGAAGGACAGCCTGCCTGAGAACCTGCCCGTCGAAACCACCGAGCATTTTCTGCCGGATCAAGAGCGCACCTGCCCGGTCTGCAACGACGAACTGCAAATTATTGGAAAGACCGTGCAGCGGAGGCTAAAAATCATTCCGGCCAGCGCGGTGATCCTGGAAGATATCTATTATACCTACGCCTGCCGAACCTGCGAAAAAACCGGCACAGAAGTCCCCGTGCTCAGAACGCCCCAAAGAAACAACGTCATCAAAGGGAGCTTTGCCTCACCGGAGGCGGTAGCGCACATCATCACGCAGAAATTTGTCATGGGAGCCCCGCTATACCGGCAAGAGAAATCTTTTCAGCGCCAGGGGATAACACTGTCGCGCCAAACGTTATCCAACTGGGTGCTGAAAAGCACTGCAGATTGGCTGGAGCCCATCTACCATGAACTGCATCGCAGGCTTTGCGCCCGGCAAGTGCTGCATGGTGATGAAACCACTCTGCAAGTGCTGCGGGAGCCGGGGAAATCCGCTCAGTCCAAGAGCTACATGTGGCTATACCGGACCAGCGGAGATACCGGACAGCCGATTATCCTGTATGAATACCAACCGGATCGAAAAGCCCGCCGCCCGGCCGAGTTTCTAAAAGGTTTCTCCGGATATTTGCATACGGACGGGTACAGCGGCTATCACAATCTGCCGGGTTCGATCACTGTGGTAGGCTGCTGGGCTCATGCCCGACGAAAATTTAATGAAGCCCTGAAAGCTCTCCCGGAAAAAGACCGGGGGGGGTCTTTAGCCCTGCGCGGAAAACGCTATTGCGACGCACTGTTTGACCTTGAAAAACAATTGGCGGCCTGCCCGACGGAAAGACGCTATGAGAAACGTCAGGAACTGGCAAAACCAATGCTTGAAGCCTTTTCGGCGTGGCTGAGAGCCCATAAAACCGCACCGAAATCCGCGATTGGCAAAGCCATCTATTACCTGCAGGAGCAGTGGTCCTGGCTAACAAATTATCTCCTGGACGGGCGGCTGGAGTTCAGCAACAACCGAGCGGAACGCAGCATCAAACCGTTTGTCATTGACCGGAAGAACTTTTTGTTTGCCAATACACCGAAAGGGGCGCAAGGCAGCGCCGTCATGTTCAGCCTCATTGAGACGGCGAAGGAAAACGGATTGGATCCCCACCGCTTTCTGAGCTATGTTTTTGACGCGGCACCTAACATGGATCTCGGCGACCCGAAACAGTTAGAGCTGCTGCTGCCCTGGAACGCGCCGGAGACGTGCAAAGTCCCGCCAGGCTTAAACGAGAGGAGTTACCATGAAAAAACGAAGTAA
- a CDS encoding methyl-accepting chemotaxis protein: MFFNLKKNTEKQQHYTTGNNPDTVRNAKEFTKSPQVDSKTVNQQLLNELIKAAPYFFDLYGANVSRAITAKEKFIFVIPSNVSKLGVKIGDPVRPGSSTDRAMKEGRRVAMLIPSSLYGQPYLAVAIPIKNPGGEVIGSMVTITLTIRQEKLEKMSAELNDAIKGIVGNTTNMVAASQQLAAGASELAENTDIINKEAINMDDILELLDEVTKQTHLLGLNAAIEAARAGDMGKGFNVVAEEIRKLAAKTSGSLKEINNKLKSIQEKIDLLSSHSEEILTVSESHVESIESINRSLHNIQKTAKELSDVAKDYDVN, from the coding sequence ATGTTTTTTAATTTAAAGAAAAATACTGAAAAGCAACAACACTATACCACGGGTAATAATCCTGATACGGTTCGGAATGCAAAGGAATTTACCAAGTCACCACAGGTGGATAGTAAAACTGTTAATCAACAACTGTTAAATGAGTTAATAAAAGCTGCTCCTTACTTTTTTGATTTATACGGGGCCAATGTTAGCAGGGCTATTACCGCCAAGGAAAAATTTATTTTCGTGATACCTAGTAATGTATCCAAGTTAGGTGTGAAAATCGGGGATCCGGTTAGACCCGGGAGTTCCACCGACAGGGCCATGAAAGAGGGAAGAAGGGTGGCTATGCTAATTCCGTCTTCATTGTACGGCCAGCCATATCTCGCCGTGGCTATACCAATCAAAAATCCCGGGGGCGAAGTTATTGGTTCAATGGTAACCATAACTTTAACCATTCGGCAAGAAAAGCTCGAAAAGATGTCTGCTGAATTAAACGATGCGATTAAGGGAATTGTCGGTAATACAACAAATATGGTGGCGGCCTCGCAGCAGTTAGCGGCCGGTGCCTCAGAACTGGCTGAGAATACTGATATAATTAACAAGGAAGCTATAAACATGGATGATATTTTGGAACTGCTTGATGAGGTAACAAAACAAACACACTTATTGGGTTTAAACGCAGCCATAGAAGCAGCCAGAGCGGGAGATATGGGCAAGGGGTTCAATGTAGTGGCAGAGGAGATCAGGAAATTGGCGGCCAAAACATCTGGTTCATTAAAGGAAATAAATAATAAACTAAAGAGCATACAAGAAAAGATTGATCTTTTATCCAGCCACTCGGAAGAAATCTTAACAGTTTCAGAGTCTCATGTGGAATCAATTGAAAGCATAAATAGATCATTGCATAACATACAGAAAACCGCCAAGGAATTAAGTGACGTGGCCAAGGATTATGATGTGAACTAA
- a CDS encoding sigma 54-interacting transcriptional regulator: MKDIKIGVVSTYPEMSELITRAANEMGLDLEVREGILEEGVSIAYQFEHEGVDVIISRGVTGKKIKKALSLPVVLIEITSFDILQALYIAKGIGRKIAFLGHMTQDFSSEFKTITNILDIQVDCYPYTNIYEMDEQMAIILKSDIEVVVSTGLCVYEMAKRSGVNAVLVQSGNDAINGSIRHALELVQSIRQDQERSKRYKAVLASTNDGVLIMDEHKRIVFMNNAAESLLEMDARTVVGRHLNNIRESVVLGLLCNGDKNNAEVFKEVGRKQFWINSMPIFLENKARGTVTIFQGADRIQVLEQNLRRQLFKKGLFAKHTFEDLIGNSNQLLQTIARAKKYSNVNATVLIYGESGTGKELFAQSIHNASARRDGPFVAVNCAALPENLLESELFGYEEGAFTGAKKGGKTGLFEMAHGGTIFLDEIGEMTLPVQARLLRVLQEREIMRLGSDRVIPVDVRIISATNYELSLAVKGGTFRSDLFHRLEVLNLDIPPLRKRKDDIEQLAEFLVEQFSYEEKKQVSPLTTMAIEKLKKYDWPGNVRELQNVIQKYILLMEGNQSAEELIIQLINEKIKKTYAAPSGDENNITIKIGKMEDMERDILEYLLSTGASIKEISQITGTHRTTLWRKLKDIDETVFR; this comes from the coding sequence ATGAAGGATATCAAAATAGGGGTGGTTTCCACTTATCCGGAAATGTCCGAGCTAATAACCAGAGCAGCGAATGAAATGGGGCTTGATTTAGAGGTCAGGGAGGGAATTCTAGAGGAAGGGGTATCCATTGCCTACCAATTTGAACATGAAGGTGTAGATGTGATTATTAGTCGGGGAGTAACGGGTAAAAAAATTAAAAAAGCACTATCCTTACCTGTTGTTCTAATAGAAATAACTTCATTTGATATATTGCAAGCTTTGTACATCGCCAAAGGTATAGGACGCAAAATTGCTTTTCTAGGCCATATGACTCAAGATTTTAGTTCAGAATTTAAAACCATAACTAATATACTGGACATACAAGTAGATTGCTATCCTTACACCAACATATACGAGATGGATGAGCAGATGGCAATAATATTAAAGTCGGATATCGAGGTAGTGGTTAGCACCGGTTTATGTGTTTACGAAATGGCTAAAAGATCCGGTGTAAACGCCGTATTGGTGCAATCCGGCAACGATGCCATTAATGGATCTATTAGACATGCCTTGGAATTAGTACAGAGTATACGCCAGGACCAAGAACGTTCCAAACGTTATAAGGCAGTATTAGCATCAACCAACGACGGTGTGTTGATAATGGATGAGCATAAGCGTATTGTCTTTATGAATAATGCCGCCGAAAGCCTTTTAGAGATGGATGCCCGCACTGTTGTGGGACGTCATTTGAATAACATAAGAGAATCTGTTGTGTTAGGCCTTTTGTGTAATGGGGATAAAAATAATGCAGAGGTTTTTAAAGAAGTGGGACGTAAACAATTTTGGATAAACAGCATGCCCATATTTTTAGAAAACAAAGCAAGGGGTACTGTTACAATATTCCAAGGTGCAGATAGAATTCAGGTATTGGAGCAAAATCTAAGACGGCAGTTATTTAAAAAAGGACTTTTTGCCAAGCATACCTTTGAAGATCTTATTGGCAACAGCAATCAACTTTTACAAACTATAGCCAGAGCTAAAAAATATTCTAACGTTAACGCTACCGTTCTGATATACGGGGAGAGCGGCACGGGCAAAGAATTATTTGCCCAAAGCATTCATAATGCCAGTGCCAGGCGAGACGGTCCTTTTGTAGCTGTAAACTGCGCCGCTTTGCCTGAAAATTTATTGGAAAGCGAGTTATTTGGCTACGAGGAAGGTGCCTTTACAGGAGCTAAAAAAGGTGGTAAAACAGGATTATTTGAGATGGCGCATGGGGGTACCATATTCCTTGACGAAATTGGCGAAATGACTTTACCTGTCCAGGCCCGCCTGTTGCGTGTTTTGCAAGAGCGGGAAATTATGCGGCTGGGCAGCGATAGAGTTATCCCAGTGGATGTTAGAATTATTTCTGCCACCAACTACGAATTGAGCTTAGCAGTTAAAGGGGGTACGTTTCGAAGCGATCTGTTCCACCGCCTGGAGGTATTAAATCTGGATATACCTCCACTGCGCAAAAGGAAGGACGATATAGAACAACTGGCGGAATTTTTGGTTGAACAGTTTAGTTATGAAGAGAAAAAACAAGTATCGCCTTTAACTACAATGGCTATAGAAAAATTAAAAAAGTATGATTGGCCAGGCAACGTCAGAGAGCTGCAAAACGTAATACAAAAATATATACTTTTAATGGAGGGAAATCAAAGCGCAGAAGAGCTGATCATCCAGTTAATCAATGAAAAAATTAAAAAAACCTATGCTGCCCCATCGGGGGATGAAAATAACATTACCATAAAGATAGGAAAAATGGAAGATATGGAACGGGATATTCTTGAATACTTGCTTTCCACCGGTGCCAGCATTAAAGAAATTTCTCAAATTACCGGTACCCACCGCACTACTTTATGGAGAAAATTAAAAGATATAGATGAGACTGTGTTTCGATAG
- a CDS encoding TRAP transporter large permease subunit, with translation MEPSILALILAGSLLLVMGLGLPVAFSLGGLSLAIGFFIWGGTGGFYAVVLGALGKSASFTLTAIPLFLMMAAVLRFTGMADDMYEMINRWMGKIKGGLALGTVVISSIFAAMVGISTVATATLGLTAMPAMFKRGYNRKLVAGAICAGGALGIIIPPSVIMIIYAAEAEVSAGQMFFGGVIPGIIMAILFMIYIALLCIKYPSYGPPVEENFTLSQKMESLRAVMLPMFIILLVLGVIYTGIATTTEAAAIGLVGSIICAAIKRAIDLENIKKMMVMGVGVNAMVFWIILGAVAYSRLVTMTGVGEWFSGLVTGMDVNRWIILLGMQAIFFVLGMFLDPAGIILITGPFFLPVVGALGFDPLWYGVMFVVNICMAYITPPFGFNLFVIRAVAPAGLTIGEVYAAIWPFVALMALTLLIIALFPQTVTWLPSLLIK, from the coding sequence ATGGAACCGTCTATACTAGCGCTTATTCTGGCAGGCTCGTTGTTGCTGGTTATGGGCTTAGGTCTGCCAGTTGCATTTTCTCTGGGGGGTCTTTCATTAGCCATTGGCTTTTTTATATGGGGAGGCACCGGTGGTTTTTATGCGGTTGTTCTAGGGGCACTGGGCAAGTCCGCCAGTTTTACTCTGACTGCAATACCTCTTTTTTTGATGATGGCGGCTGTTTTACGCTTTACCGGGATGGCTGATGACATGTATGAAATGATCAATCGCTGGATGGGTAAGATAAAAGGCGGGCTGGCTCTAGGGACAGTGGTTATTTCTTCTATTTTCGCGGCTATGGTAGGTATCAGCACGGTGGCTACCGCTACCCTGGGTTTGACCGCAATGCCGGCGATGTTTAAAAGGGGATACAATAGAAAATTGGTGGCCGGGGCAATCTGCGCCGGCGGTGCCTTGGGCATCATTATACCGCCCAGCGTAATTATGATCATTTATGCCGCTGAAGCCGAAGTATCGGCTGGTCAGATGTTTTTTGGCGGTGTCATTCCCGGTATTATCATGGCCATATTATTTATGATATATATCGCTTTATTGTGCATAAAATACCCCTCTTACGGGCCACCGGTGGAAGAAAACTTTACTTTGTCGCAAAAGATGGAATCGCTTAGAGCAGTAATGCTGCCGATGTTTATTATTTTACTGGTACTGGGCGTCATCTATACCGGTATTGCCACAACAACCGAAGCAGCGGCCATTGGCCTGGTGGGTTCGATAATATGCGCTGCTATCAAGCGGGCAATAGATCTGGAGAATATTAAAAAGATGATGGTTATGGGCGTTGGGGTTAACGCCATGGTCTTTTGGATTATCCTTGGTGCCGTTGCTTATTCGAGGCTTGTCACCATGACCGGCGTTGGAGAATGGTTCAGCGGGCTAGTCACGGGTATGGATGTAAACAGATGGATAATCTTATTGGGTATGCAGGCGATATTCTTTGTGCTGGGCATGTTTTTAGACCCTGCCGGCATTATATTGATCACCGGGCCCTTTTTCCTGCCTGTTGTGGGTGCTCTTGGCTTTGACCCCCTCTGGTATGGCGTAATGTTTGTGGTTAACATATGCATGGCTTATATTACACCTCCTTTTGGATTCAACTTATTTGTGATCAGAGCGGTTGCTCCCGCAGGGTTAACCATAGGCGAGGTTTATGCAGCTATCTGGCCGTTTGTCGCTCTTATGGCCCTTACCCTGCTAATAATTGCTCTATTCCCGCAAACTGTTACCTGGTTGCCTAGTCTACTTATCAAATAA
- a CDS encoding type II toxin-antitoxin system RelE/ParE family toxin yields MERYRVDVSEPAENDLRNIVQYISAQLAAPITALKMMEIIEEAIGGLVVMPQKCPCVVDERLAMLGYHKLLVKNYIVFFTIDEKLKIVDIERILYARRNWRHIL; encoded by the coding sequence ATGGAAAGATATAGGGTTGACGTATCAGAACCTGCTGAGAATGACCTGCGCAACATTGTTCAATATATTTCCGCACAACTAGCGGCGCCCATAACTGCATTGAAAATGATGGAGATCATTGAAGAAGCCATCGGTGGGTTAGTGGTCATGCCGCAAAAATGCCCTTGCGTAGTTGATGAACGGCTTGCCATGCTAGGATATCACAAGTTGCTCGTTAAAAATTATATTGTTTTTTTCACCATAGACGAAAAATTAAAAATCGTTGATATAGAGAGAATTCTCTATGCAAGACGCAATTGGAGACATATTCTATGA
- a CDS encoding type II toxin-antitoxin system prevent-host-death family antitoxin, with protein sequence MPNIKSSTDLRNNYNEISTFCHENREPVYITKNGRGDLAVMSIETYEMLNGKLELYRLLDEGKAAIIEGRKRPLEDVIKDIRQEIADGKI encoded by the coding sequence ATGCCAAATATTAAATCCAGCACGGATTTAAGGAATAATTATAACGAAATTTCAACATTCTGTCATGAAAACAGAGAGCCTGTCTATATTACCAAAAACGGGCGGGGTGATTTGGCCGTTATGAGCATTGAGACATATGAAATGCTCAATGGCAAACTTGAACTTTACCGCCTGCTTGATGAGGGAAAAGCAGCCATAATAGAGGGCAGGAAGCGTCCGCTTGAAGATGTCATAAAAGACATTCGGCAGGAGATAGCTGATGGAAAGATATAG